The proteins below are encoded in one region of Podarcis raffonei isolate rPodRaf1 chromosome 8, rPodRaf1.pri, whole genome shotgun sequence:
- the TSSK3 gene encoding testis-specific serine/threonine-protein kinase 3 codes for MTDEHVQDTMEEFLLSHGYQMGKTIGEGTYSKVKEAFSKKHQRKVAVKIIDKMGGPEEFIERFLPRELQIVKRLDHKNIIRVYEMLESTDGKIYLVMELAEDGDVFDCVLQGGPLPESRAKSLFRQLVEAIRYCHSCGVAHRDLKCENALLQGFNLKLTDFGFAKLLPKNRKELSQTFCGSTAYAAPEVLQGVPHDSRKGDIWSMGVVLYVMLCANLPFDDTDIPKMLCHQQKGVSIPGHLGISEECQDLLKSLLEPDMILRPSIEEVSWHPWLASS; via the exons ATGACAGATGAGCACGTTCAAGACACAATGGAGGAGTTTCTTCTCTCCCATGGTTACCAGATGGGTAAAACCATTGGAGAAGGGACATATTCAAAGGTCAAGGaagctttttcaaaaaaacaccAACGAAAAGTGGCCGTGAAAATTATAGACAAAATGGGAGGACCAGAAG AGTTTATCGAGAGATTCCTGCCCAGAGAGCTCCAGATCGTCAAGCGCTTGGACCACAAGAACATCATCCGAGTGTACGAGATGCTGGAGTCAACGGACGGGAAGATCTACCTGGTGATGGAACTAGCAGAGGATGGAGACGTGTTTGACTGTGTCCTGCAAGGGGGGCCCCTGCCTGAGAGCCGGGCCAAATCGCTCTTCCGCCAGCTGGTGGAAGCAATCCGCTACTGCCACAGCTGTGGGGTGGCACACCGTGACCTCAAGTGCGAGAATGCGCTCCTGCAGGGTTTCAACCTGAAACTGACCGATTTCGGATTTGCCAAGCTGCTCCCCAAAAACCGGAAGGAGCTGAGCCAGACATTCTGTGGCAGCACAGCCTACGCAGCCCCCGAGGTGCTGCAGGGCGTGCCCCACGACAGCCGGAAAGGTGACATTTGGAGCATGGGCGTGGTTCTCTACGTCATGCTCTGTGCAAACCTGCCCTTTGACGACACGGATATCCCCAAGATGCTGTGCCATCAGCAGAAGGGGGTCTCCATTCCTGGCCACTTGGGGATTTCTGAGGAATGCCAGGACCTcctcaaaagcctgttggaaccgGACATGATCCTGAGACCTTCCATCGAAGAAGTGAGTTGGCACCCGTGGTTAGCAAGCTCCTGA
- the FAM229A gene encoding protein FAM229A, with the protein MGSGCPLALCLGNSEMYWAGLAWSPFRGPGPNFSPHQEKASPAQFLCQVSVEGTRQVWGSDMSSQETPQARRFPIEAGDSPSLATAPETQEPVAPERTATRQLRRCPGCHCLTLPNVPIDVYIAMGGSHRPRTT; encoded by the exons ATGGGTAGCGGCTGTCCTCTTGCCCTTTGCCTTGGGAACAgtgaaatgtattgggctgggCTGGCCTGGAGTCCGTTTAGAGGGCCTGGGCCGAACTTTTCTCCACACCAAGAAAAGGCCTCCCCTGCGCAATTTCTGTGTCAGGTTTCGGTTGAAGGTACAAG ACAGGTCTGGGGCTCGGACATGAGCTCCCAAGAGACCCCACAAGCTCGGAGATTTCCAATAGAGGCAGGAGATTCTCCCAGCCTGGCGACTGCCCCCGAAACACAGGAGCCAGTTGCCCCTGAGCGCACTGCAACAAG GCAGCTGCGAAGATGTCCAGGGTGCCACTGCCTGACCCTGCCCAACGTCCCCATTGACGTCTACATTGCCATGGGTGGGAGCCACAGGCCACGAACCACCTGA